In the genome of Desulfofarcimen acetoxidans DSM 771, one region contains:
- a CDS encoding DUF4153 domain-containing protein → MNSLYEAIIKMMQGFSKAILRFPLTVFCLICATILTCYMISLHKSPDLTIQKLMFAFLFGSFLGVTAQFACERFWHLAITRLVVYALSVLLILGYYLIISPVPAIDYGVRTRTSVAIFSLFCVFIWLPSFQGKFDFNSVALIHFKSAFTSILYAGVLASGLAAIIGAINILLFKVNSDWYGYMMAIVWILFATIYYLSLLPHFDSESETDHAYAGEASHYPRFLEILVSYIAVSLVAAYTLVLFAYFIKIGFTMKWPSGQLGPMILAYSAAGLVIYVLASRLKNRLAVLYQLIFPKVLIPVVIMQLISVYIRLNAYGVTESRYYVALFGIFSIVVGIVLSFRPVVKNSIIALFGAGFAILSVIPPVDAFTVSRVSQINRLENMLQAASVLVDGKISPKIDADITLRLETTSILNYLERRSYLKAVAWLPEDFEINKSMKRTFGYEPAYEHMSGTIDNFFADLNMQKPLNIDGYDVMLQAGAYRGMDLKENTDYDFEVRGFQYRLMLERLSPQEVRVSVHNLSGTELVSTGLYDFAASLTGVSKRPKEALGAEELTLDAEGNGCKLRIIFQNINITYGTGADAGADYNMFILIATPSLAKN, encoded by the coding sequence ATGAATAGTTTATACGAAGCTATCATTAAAATGATGCAGGGATTTTCCAAGGCGATCCTGCGCTTTCCACTAACCGTATTTTGTTTGATCTGTGCCACGATATTGACCTGCTACATGATCTCTCTACATAAATCTCCCGATTTAACTATACAAAAGTTGATGTTTGCCTTCCTGTTCGGTTCCTTCCTGGGGGTGACCGCTCAGTTCGCCTGTGAGCGCTTCTGGCACCTGGCCATAACGCGCCTGGTCGTTTATGCACTATCCGTGCTACTCATCCTGGGTTATTATCTAATTATATCTCCGGTACCGGCAATAGACTACGGGGTGAGGACCCGCACTTCGGTTGCGATATTCTCATTGTTCTGCGTTTTCATCTGGTTGCCCTCCTTCCAGGGCAAATTCGATTTTAACAGCGTGGCTCTGATTCACTTCAAATCGGCCTTCACATCTATACTCTACGCTGGTGTACTGGCATCCGGTTTGGCGGCAATCATTGGGGCTATCAACATCTTGCTCTTTAAGGTTAACAGCGATTGGTACGGCTATATGATGGCTATCGTTTGGATTCTTTTTGCTACTATTTATTACTTATCGCTCTTACCGCACTTCGACTCAGAGTCGGAGACCGATCATGCTTATGCTGGGGAGGCAAGCCACTACCCTCGCTTCCTGGAGATCCTGGTTTCATATATAGCCGTATCCCTAGTTGCCGCCTATACGCTGGTGCTGTTTGCCTATTTCATAAAAATCGGCTTCACCATGAAATGGCCTTCTGGCCAACTGGGACCAATGATCCTAGCCTATTCCGCAGCTGGACTCGTTATTTACGTACTGGCTAGTCGACTGAAAAACCGCTTAGCAGTCCTATACCAGCTTATTTTCCCGAAGGTGCTAATCCCGGTAGTGATCATGCAGCTCATCTCGGTGTATATCCGTTTGAATGCCTACGGAGTCACCGAATCCCGCTATTATGTGGCGCTGTTTGGAATCTTCTCTATAGTTGTAGGTATAGTGCTTTCCTTTAGGCCGGTGGTGAAAAACAGCATCATCGCCCTATTTGGAGCCGGATTTGCCATATTATCGGTTATACCGCCGGTGGATGCCTTCACCGTGTCTCGGGTCAGTCAGATAAACCGGCTGGAAAACATGTTGCAGGCAGCCAGTGTTTTAGTAGACGGGAAGATCAGTCCTAAGATCGACGCCGACATAACCCTGCGGCTGGAAACCACCAGCATCTTGAACTATCTGGAGAGGCGCAGCTATCTAAAGGCAGTGGCCTGGCTGCCAGAGGACTTTGAGATCAATAAAAGTATGAAAAGGACCTTTGGTTATGAACCCGCCTATGAGCATATGAGCGGGACTATTGACAATTTCTTCGCTGACCTGAACATGCAGAAGCCGCTAAACATCGACGGTTATGACGTTATGCTTCAGGCTGGTGCCTATCGGGGCATGGATCTAAAAGAAAACACCGACTATGACTTCGAAGTACGTGGCTTCCAATACCGACTCATGCTTGAACGCCTGTCGCCCCAGGAAGTCCGGGTATCAGTTCACAATCTTTCGGGAACTGAGCTGGTGTCCACTGGCTTGTATGATTTTGCCGCCTCGCTCACCGGTGTCAGCAAAAGGCCCAAGGAAGCTCTAGGCGCGGAAGAACTAACACTGGATGCTGAGGGCAACGGCTGTAAGTTGCGTATTATCTTCCAGAACATCAACATCACCTATGGAACTGGCGCAGATGCCGGGGCTGATTATAATATGTTCATCTTAATTGCCACCCCGTCTTTAGCAAAAAATTAA
- a CDS encoding methylmalonyl-CoA mutase family protein, with protein MITEDLVKKSSGLRQKWEDEVKKIVAKHSDQKENWTTVSDLGIKRIYGPEDIKDMDFERDIAYPGQYPYLRGCQPTGYRGKYWTFRMFSGMGTAVETNKRWHYLLATGQTGLSTAFDFPTLMGYDTDSPKAKGECGKVGVAIDTIEDFRDLIQGIPLDKITTSMTINPPATILWAMYIACAQQQGIPLNKIGGTIQNDMLKEFIAQKTFMCPPEPSVKLISDTIEFGTKYVPKWNTVSISGYHIREAGSTAVQELAFTLRDGMEYVEDVIRRKGLQVDEFAPRLSFFFNAHIDFFEEIAKLRAARRIWSKAMRERYGAKDPRSLWMRFHTQTAGCSLTAQQPYNNVVRTAIEALAGVLGGTQSLHTNSLDEVLCLPSDHAVQIALRTQQIIAEETGVANTIDPLAGSYFVEALTNEMEEKAWEYIHKIDDMGGMVAAIEKGFPQLEISDASYKFQKQIDAQEKIMIGVNKYVQEDEQVDIPIVEIDDSIEAEQLKRLAEVKRKRDGRKVAETLKDIAVACKKGENVMPYCIEAVKNYATVQEICDVYREVYGEYRDPGIY; from the coding sequence TTGATTACTGAAGATTTAGTAAAAAAGTCAAGTGGATTAAGACAAAAATGGGAAGATGAAGTTAAAAAAATAGTTGCTAAACACTCTGACCAAAAAGAAAATTGGACCACGGTTTCTGATTTAGGTATCAAGAGAATATATGGTCCAGAGGACATTAAAGATATGGATTTTGAGAGGGATATAGCTTATCCGGGACAATATCCATATTTGAGAGGCTGCCAGCCAACCGGTTATCGTGGAAAATACTGGACCTTTAGAATGTTTTCCGGCATGGGTACAGCTGTCGAAACTAACAAGCGCTGGCATTACCTGTTAGCTACCGGACAGACCGGTCTGAGTACAGCTTTTGATTTCCCAACGCTTATGGGTTATGATACTGATTCTCCCAAAGCCAAGGGTGAGTGTGGAAAAGTTGGGGTAGCTATTGATACTATCGAAGATTTTAGAGATTTGATTCAAGGGATTCCTTTGGATAAAATAACCACCTCGATGACAATTAATCCTCCTGCTACTATATTATGGGCCATGTACATTGCCTGTGCGCAGCAGCAGGGAATTCCCCTCAATAAAATCGGCGGTACCATTCAAAATGATATGTTAAAAGAATTTATTGCCCAGAAAACCTTTATGTGCCCGCCTGAGCCGTCAGTAAAATTAATCAGCGATACCATTGAGTTTGGTACCAAATATGTTCCTAAATGGAATACCGTTAGCATCAGCGGCTATCACATCAGAGAAGCCGGATCAACCGCTGTACAGGAACTGGCCTTCACTTTAAGAGATGGTATGGAATATGTAGAGGATGTTATTAGACGTAAAGGCTTGCAGGTTGATGAATTTGCTCCCAGATTATCCTTCTTCTTTAACGCACATATTGATTTCTTTGAAGAAATTGCTAAGTTAAGAGCTGCACGCAGGATCTGGTCTAAAGCAATGCGTGAACGTTATGGTGCTAAGGACCCTCGTTCCTTGTGGATGAGATTCCATACCCAGACTGCCGGTTGTTCACTTACTGCCCAGCAGCCCTACAACAACGTGGTTAGGACTGCTATTGAAGCACTGGCCGGTGTTCTCGGCGGTACTCAGTCACTGCACACCAACTCACTGGACGAGGTTCTGTGCCTGCCTTCAGACCATGCAGTGCAAATTGCTTTACGGACCCAGCAGATTATCGCTGAAGAAACAGGTGTTGCAAACACTATTGACCCGTTGGCCGGTTCATATTTCGTAGAAGCGCTGACTAATGAAATGGAAGAAAAAGCTTGGGAATACATTCATAAGATCGACGATATGGGTGGTATGGTTGCCGCTATCGAAAAAGGCTTCCCTCAGTTGGAAATTTCCGATGCCTCCTATAAATTCCAAAAGCAAATCGATGCTCAGGAGAAAATCATGATCGGTGTAAACAAGTACGTTCAGGAGGATGAACAAGTTGACATTCCTATAGTGGAAATTGATGACTCTATTGAAGCTGAACAATTAAAGCGTCTAGCCGAGGTTAAGAGAAAGCGTGACGGCCGTAAAGTGGCCGAAACACTTAAAGATATCGCCGTTGCTTGTAAAAAAGGCGAAAATGTTATGCCTTATTGTATTGAGGCAGTTAAAAACTATGCTACTGTTCAGGAAATCTGTGATGTTTACAGAGAAGTTTATGGTGAGTATCGCGACCCTGGCATTTACTAA
- a CDS encoding cobalamin B12-binding domain-containing protein — MAERKIRILLAKPGLDGHDRGAKVLARCFRDAGFEVIYTGCHQTPEQIAAAAIQEDVDVVGLSCLSGAHNYLFPQVVQLLKGEGADDIMVIGGGIIPEQDMQALYDAGLKSIFTPGATLDSLVKWINTNVTPRA, encoded by the coding sequence ATGGCAGAAAGAAAAATTCGTATACTGCTGGCTAAACCCGGGCTTGATGGTCATGATCGTGGGGCTAAGGTGTTAGCCAGATGCTTCCGTGATGCTGGTTTTGAGGTAATTTATACCGGTTGTCACCAGACTCCAGAGCAAATAGCTGCTGCTGCTATTCAGGAAGACGTTGATGTTGTGGGCTTAAGCTGTTTATCAGGTGCACATAACTACCTATTCCCTCAAGTAGTCCAGCTTTTGAAGGGTGAAGGTGCCGATGATATAATGGTAATAGGTGGAGGTATTATACCGGAACAAGATATGCAGGCTCTATATGATGCAGGACTAAAATCTATTTTTACACCGGGAGCCACTCTTGACTCACTGGTGAAATGGATTAATACAAATGTAACTCCAAGGGCGTGA
- a CDS encoding CoA transferase subunit A, protein MGKINKITLKEAAGLINDGDLLAFSGFTIWRRPVALCYEIIRQGKKDLHLFEVQGGFHSDMLIGAGCVKIWEGSFMGQELLGKVGVNLSRKQVAGEIITDDFSHGHAVGRIQAGAINVPFFPTALAMGSDILNPEYDGLARAGLRDGSNPKIASKKYEIVKDPFFDMGELLLMPAVKPDISIVYAPMVGNEGTVRVLSQSYNDSDVIKASDKIIVICEEIVPDSYLRQDPTKNLASGYEIDYVVECPWSAHPTGSQSYYDCDADFLRDFNAKTRTQEGFDQWAQEWIFGVNSQEEYLEKLGVARLEKLRASVALGYSTRVKRGTR, encoded by the coding sequence TTGGGTAAAATAAATAAAATTACACTTAAAGAAGCTGCCGGGCTAATCAATGACGGTGATTTACTTGCTTTTAGTGGATTTACTATCTGGCGTCGCCCGGTGGCATTATGTTATGAAATTATTCGCCAGGGGAAAAAGGATCTGCATCTATTTGAGGTGCAAGGTGGTTTTCACAGTGACATGCTTATAGGAGCAGGGTGTGTTAAGATATGGGAAGGTAGCTTTATGGGACAGGAATTATTGGGCAAGGTTGGTGTTAATTTATCCCGCAAGCAAGTAGCCGGGGAGATTATTACCGATGATTTTAGCCATGGACATGCAGTTGGCAGGATTCAGGCGGGCGCTATAAATGTACCCTTTTTCCCGACTGCTCTGGCCATGGGCAGTGACATATTAAACCCGGAATATGACGGCTTGGCCAGAGCCGGGCTGAGAGATGGGTCTAATCCTAAGATAGCCAGTAAGAAGTACGAAATTGTTAAGGATCCGTTTTTTGATATGGGCGAATTATTATTAATGCCGGCGGTTAAACCCGACATATCGATTGTATATGCTCCGATGGTCGGAAACGAGGGGACTGTACGGGTATTATCTCAAAGTTATAATGATTCGGACGTAATTAAGGCATCGGATAAGATAATAGTTATATGTGAAGAAATTGTCCCCGATAGTTATTTGCGCCAGGATCCCACTAAAAATCTGGCCAGTGGTTATGAAATTGATTACGTGGTAGAGTGTCCCTGGTCAGCCCACCCAACGGGTTCACAGTCTTATTATGATTGTGATGCAGATTTTTTACGGGATTTTAATGCTAAAACACGTACCCAAGAAGGTTTTGATCAATGGGCACAGGAATGGATATTTGGTGTAAACAGCCAGGAAGAATACCTCGAAAAACTAGGTGTGGCCCGCCTGGAAAAATTGAGGGCCAGTGTTGCTTTAGGCTACTCAACCAGAGTAAAAAGGGGGACCAGATAA
- a CDS encoding DUF6125 family protein, translating into MEDYPCKSAGLVEYKQFARSVDSRIKTECIGCPLDAHPEEWFCAWRFTLVEES; encoded by the coding sequence TTGGAGGATTACCCCTGTAAGTCAGCCGGCCTGGTTGAATACAAGCAATTTGCCAGATCAGTAGATTCCAGGATTAAGACGGAATGTATTGGTTGCCCACTCGATGCTCATCCGGAAGAATGGTTCTGTGCCTGGCGCTTTACCCTGGTAGAGGAATCTTAA
- a CDS encoding AbrB/MazE/SpoVT family DNA-binding domain-containing protein translates to MATTISITIDDFGQILLPLEVNKQLNLQNNDSLKVSIKSNQIVITPSKSWLDEELDEGLLKTLLHEGILIDVE, encoded by the coding sequence ATGGCAACAACAATAAGTATTACAATTGATGATTTTGGTCAAATACTGCTTCCGCTGGAAGTTAACAAACAACTTAATCTGCAGAATAACGATTCTCTAAAAGTAAGCATTAAATCAAATCAGATAGTAATTACCCCTTCTAAATCCTGGTTAGATGAGGAGCTGGATGAGGGTTTGCTTAAGACTCTTCTTCATGAGGGTATCTTGATAGACGTTGAATAG
- the meaB gene encoding methylmalonyl Co-A mutase-associated GTPase MeaB: MKELGQKVLAGDVRSASRLIRNLEDQIPGSHIAMQQIFTKTGNSHVIGITGAPGAGKSTLTDELVFSYRKKNKTVGVLAVDPTSPFTGGALLGDRIRMLRHAEDKGVFLRSLATRGSMGGISKAVGEAIHVMDAMGKDSIIVETVGVGQQEVEIINHAHTVIVVLVPGMGDEIQALKAGLMEIADIFVINKADRDGAGKLYKEVSNMVHMSNDAKGWEIPVLLVESVLEPKKFAESVVVLCDKIEEHYRYLVDNDLLSERMRRKTNAEINEALWGAILQPVLNDLGADGEIEKMVDKLLKKETDPYSLAAEVAARYKK, encoded by the coding sequence ATGAAAGAACTAGGTCAAAAAGTTTTGGCGGGAGACGTGCGTTCGGCCTCCCGGCTCATAAGAAATCTGGAAGACCAAATACCCGGTAGCCATATTGCCATGCAGCAAATTTTCACTAAAACCGGTAATTCCCATGTCATAGGCATTACCGGGGCACCGGGAGCCGGTAAAAGCACCCTTACAGATGAACTTGTTTTTTCATATCGCAAAAAAAACAAGACTGTAGGAGTGCTGGCAGTTGATCCCACCAGCCCCTTTACCGGGGGAGCACTGTTGGGAGATAGAATCCGTATGCTGCGACATGCTGAGGATAAAGGAGTATTTTTGCGGAGCCTGGCCACCAGAGGTTCCATGGGTGGTATATCCAAGGCTGTGGGAGAGGCTATTCATGTCATGGATGCTATGGGCAAAGACTCCATAATAGTCGAAACTGTTGGTGTGGGGCAGCAAGAGGTAGAAATTATTAATCATGCCCATACTGTAATAGTTGTTCTGGTACCTGGTATGGGGGATGAAATACAGGCTCTCAAAGCCGGTTTAATGGAGATAGCAGATATCTTTGTCATTAATAAGGCAGATCGTGACGGTGCCGGAAAGTTATATAAGGAAGTCTCGAACATGGTTCACATGTCTAATGATGCAAAGGGCTGGGAGATACCTGTATTACTGGTGGAAAGCGTGCTTGAACCTAAAAAATTCGCTGAGAGTGTGGTAGTCTTATGCGATAAGATAGAAGAACATTACCGCTACCTGGTTGATAATGATCTTTTATCTGAGCGTATGCGCCGTAAGACAAATGCTGAAATTAATGAAGCACTGTGGGGAGCTATACTGCAGCCGGTATTAAACGACCTGGGTGCGGATGGAGAAATAGAAAAGATGGTTGATAAGTTGTTGAAGAAAGAAACAGATCCATATAGTCTTGCAGCGGAAGTAGCCGCCAGGTATAAAAAATAA
- a CDS encoding flavodoxin family protein, whose product MKIAGINGSHRRGKNTAIMLQAVLDEAAILGAETELLELTDYNIKFCLSWSAIVPGRLEPNQLK is encoded by the coding sequence GTGAAAATTGCTGGTATCAACGGCAGTCACCGCAGAGGTAAAAACACAGCTATTATGCTTCAAGCAGTACTGGACGAGGCAGCTATTCTCGGTGCCGAAACAGAATTATTAGAATTAACTGATTATAATATTAAGTTTTGCCTGTCCTGGAGTGCAATTGTTCCCGGAAGACTTGAACCCAATCAACTTAAATAG
- a CDS encoding IS630 family transposase, whose amino-acid sequence MPFISQRAKLDLTTEEINRLEKIIHSRTESVSHIERAKMFLLYHQGETIASIGRILETNRAKVERHIDKILQFGLDIALNDLPRSGRPDTITKEDKAWLVSLACQKPKEFGYSYELWTTDLLAKHARNHCVENGHPTLQNLAKGTVSKILSANKVKPHKIKYYLEKRDPEFEQKMANVLYVYKEVEMVSKNDEQSMYAYISYDEKPGIQAIENIAPDLSPSPGTYSCLARDYEYVRHGTLSLMAGIDLVTGHILAQVEDRHRSIEFVEFLKMISEYYKDIEKIVIILDNHSAHISKETRAYLSTVPNRFEFVFTPKHGSWLNLIESFFGKMAKSMLRAIRVKTKEELKDRIYKYIKEINDCPTVYRWKYKMDDIEII is encoded by the coding sequence ATGCCATTCATAAGTCAAAGAGCAAAATTAGATTTGACAACAGAAGAAATAAATAGATTAGAAAAAATTATACATTCAAGAACAGAAAGTGTGAGTCATATTGAACGGGCTAAAATGTTTCTCTTGTATCATCAAGGAGAAACAATAGCTTCAATTGGTAGAATATTAGAGACTAACCGTGCAAAAGTAGAACGACATATAGATAAAATTTTACAATTTGGCTTAGATATAGCACTCAATGATCTTCCTCGTTCAGGCAGGCCGGATACAATAACCAAAGAAGATAAAGCGTGGCTTGTTTCTCTTGCTTGCCAAAAACCTAAGGAATTTGGATATAGCTATGAATTATGGACAACAGATTTATTAGCCAAACATGCACGAAATCATTGTGTAGAAAATGGCCATCCAACCCTGCAAAATCTAGCAAAAGGTACAGTATCAAAAATACTTTCAGCAAACAAAGTTAAGCCACATAAAATTAAATATTACTTGGAAAAAAGGGATCCAGAATTTGAACAAAAAATGGCTAACGTGTTATATGTCTATAAAGAAGTTGAAATGGTATCAAAAAATGATGAACAATCAATGTATGCTTATATATCATATGATGAAAAACCCGGTATTCAAGCTATAGAAAATATTGCTCCGGATCTTTCTCCTTCTCCTGGAACGTATTCATGTCTTGCTCGTGATTATGAATATGTTCGCCATGGTACACTTAGTCTCATGGCCGGTATTGATTTGGTAACAGGTCATATCTTAGCTCAAGTAGAAGACCGCCATCGTAGTATTGAGTTTGTAGAGTTTCTAAAAATGATAAGTGAGTACTACAAAGATATAGAGAAAATAGTAATTATATTGGACAACCACTCCGCTCATATTTCAAAAGAAACAAGGGCTTATCTTAGTACTGTCCCAAATCGTTTTGAATTTGTTTTTACACCAAAACATGGATCCTGGTTGAACTTAATTGAATCATTTTTTGGCAAAATGGCTAAATCAATGCTGAGGGCTATTAGGGTAAAAACTAAAGAAGAATTAAAAGATAGAATTTACAAATATATAAAAGAAATTAATGATTGTCCTACTGTTTACCGCTGGAAGTACAAAATGGATGATATTGAAATAATTTAA
- a CDS encoding M24 family metallopeptidase — translation MEIKLTPKSEIELRTARLQEKLTQQALDGAIILLNSDMFYFTGTVQTSYLYVPASGEPVLMIKKSLSRGKAESPLKNIVPIKSPKEIPGILAEFTYTSFNRIGMALDVLPVNLFNRYQKIFPNTQFCDISPAIKEIRSIKSPYEVELLRDALSVIDKAHLAVPSFLREGMMEIELAALFEAEMRKRGYSGCCKMRAFNQDLFLGNTLSGSSGCAPSFFDGPVGGNGVAVTHPHGASWKKINRNEAVYIDYTCVVHGYTGDQTRIFCIGELTPQMVKAFEAAVFIEAEIIKAIKPGTPAEEPYLLALKLTEEMGYKDSFMGYQDDKVKFIGHGIGLELDEFPILAKGLKTPILPGMTFALEPKFVFPEGAIGTENSFVMTEKGPEFLSSTPNVITYIK, via the coding sequence ATGGAAATAAAATTAACTCCGAAGTCGGAGATAGAACTAAGAACTGCCAGGCTCCAAGAAAAACTAACCCAACAGGCGTTAGACGGAGCTATTATTTTACTTAACAGTGATATGTTTTACTTTACCGGTACCGTACAGACCTCATATTTGTATGTACCTGCCAGTGGTGAGCCGGTATTGATGATCAAAAAGAGTTTATCACGTGGTAAGGCTGAATCGCCTCTAAAAAATATTGTGCCAATTAAAAGTCCCAAGGAGATTCCGGGAATTCTTGCTGAATTTACTTATACCAGCTTTAACCGAATCGGCATGGCGTTAGATGTACTGCCGGTGAATCTTTTTAATAGATACCAAAAGATTTTCCCTAATACGCAATTTTGTGATATTTCACCTGCAATTAAGGAAATACGTTCAATTAAATCGCCCTATGAAGTAGAACTTCTTCGCGACGCCCTAAGTGTCATAGATAAAGCGCATTTGGCTGTACCTTCATTTTTACGTGAAGGAATGATGGAGATTGAGTTGGCTGCGCTCTTTGAAGCTGAGATGCGTAAACGAGGTTATTCAGGCTGTTGTAAAATGAGGGCATTTAATCAAGATTTATTTTTAGGGAACACCCTCTCCGGAAGCAGTGGTTGTGCGCCGAGTTTTTTCGACGGGCCGGTTGGCGGGAACGGTGTTGCTGTAACCCATCCCCATGGTGCCAGTTGGAAAAAGATTAATCGTAATGAAGCTGTTTATATTGATTATACTTGTGTGGTTCATGGTTATACAGGCGACCAAACCAGGATATTCTGCATCGGTGAACTCACTCCTCAGATGGTCAAAGCCTTTGAAGCTGCAGTATTTATTGAAGCAGAAATAATCAAGGCGATTAAACCGGGAACTCCTGCAGAGGAACCTTATTTGCTGGCTTTAAAGTTAACTGAAGAAATGGGTTATAAAGATAGTTTTATGGGCTATCAGGATGATAAGGTTAAATTTATTGGACATGGTATAGGATTAGAGTTAGATGAATTTCCCATCTTAGCCAAAGGGCTCAAAACCCCTATCCTGCCGGGGATGACTTTTGCTCTTGAACCTAAATTTGTATTTCCCGAGGGTGCTATAGGTACTGAAAACAGTTTTGTTATGACGGAGAAGGGCCCTGAGTTCTTAAGCAGTACGCCTAACGTTATTACCTATATTAAGTAG
- a CDS encoding cob(I)yrinic acid a,c-diamide adenosyltransferase: MGVMESTASIAKRGLVMLITGNGKGKTTSSFGQALRAIGQGYSVCILQFMKGRKYGEVIAGEKYLPGLRIYQFGLDSFVMRNNPAPVDVEMARQGLEKAKEIIASGEYNMVILDEINVAVDFKLIPEEEVLNMVKNKPAELDLLLSGRYASDKLKEIADLVSEVNEIKHHYNAGIKDRAGIEY, encoded by the coding sequence TTGGGTGTGATGGAATCTACTGCTAGCATAGCCAAACGTGGTCTAGTTATGTTGATTACTGGTAACGGCAAAGGTAAAACAACATCATCCTTTGGTCAGGCCTTACGAGCTATTGGACAGGGTTATAGTGTATGTATACTTCAGTTCATGAAGGGACGAAAATACGGAGAAGTTATAGCCGGAGAAAAGTATCTCCCTGGTCTTAGAATTTATCAATTTGGTCTTGATAGTTTTGTCATGCGGAACAATCCTGCACCTGTAGACGTGGAGATGGCCCGGCAGGGTTTGGAAAAAGCTAAAGAGATAATTGCCAGTGGAGAATACAACATGGTCATTTTGGATGAAATTAATGTGGCTGTTGATTTTAAGCTTATTCCAGAGGAAGAAGTGCTAAATATGGTTAAAAACAAGCCGGCTGAGTTAGACCTATTATTAAGCGGGCGGTATGCTTCAGATAAGTTGAAAGAAATAGCTGATTTAGTAAGTGAAGTTAACGAAATTAAACATCATTATAATGCCGGTATTAAAGATAGGGCAGGGATTGAGTACTAG
- a CDS encoding methyltransferase domain-containing protein, which yields MDLGCGSGLYAERLVIAGVQVVGIDQSEAVLVYAMKQAEKRIC from the coding sequence CTGGATCTGGGTTGCGGGTCGGGTCTTTATGCCGAGCGTCTGGTGATAGCAGGAGTACAGGTAGTAGGGATAGATCAGTCGGAGGCAGTTCTGGTCTATGCCATGAAACAGGCAGAAAAAAGAATTTGCTAA
- a CDS encoding CoA-transferase subunit beta has protein sequence MSASNEYAKTGEFQPIDLLAAAAAREVFDGDVVFAGTGLPMLAITLAQYEHAPNSVCIYEAGSIDGRPIDLPTSVGDARCAFQGSKAGGLYETFYGQLHAGYVDLGFLGGAEIDKYGNVNTTVIGDYNSPKIRFTGSGGNADINSFAKRTVFIMVQEKRRFKEEVDYITSPGWRIKKWPSGEWAHKKDIYGGFYHGGPVAVITNMAVFRFDEEGIMYLDTVHPGFTVEDIKNNVSFDLNVSRVSGETKPPTYHQLDLLYNKVDPEGIFLK, from the coding sequence ATGAGTGCAAGTAACGAATATGCAAAAACAGGAGAATTTCAGCCAATAGATTTATTAGCTGCTGCGGCTGCCCGGGAAGTATTTGACGGAGACGTTGTATTTGCTGGTACCGGTCTTCCTATGCTGGCTATAACTCTGGCCCAATATGAACATGCACCCAATTCAGTGTGTATTTATGAAGCCGGTAGTATTGATGGAAGGCCTATTGATCTTCCTACTTCCGTAGGTGATGCGCGTTGTGCTTTTCAGGGTTCCAAGGCCGGGGGGTTGTATGAAACCTTTTATGGACAATTACACGCCGGCTATGTAGATTTAGGTTTTCTGGGCGGGGCTGAGATAGACAAGTATGGTAATGTTAATACTACAGTTATTGGAGATTATAATAGCCCCAAGATCCGGTTTACCGGTAGTGGCGGGAATGCAGATATAAATTCTTTTGCCAAAAGAACAGTCTTCATCATGGTTCAGGAAAAACGGCGCTTTAAAGAGGAAGTAGATTATATCACTTCACCCGGCTGGAGAATTAAAAAATGGCCCAGCGGAGAATGGGCTCATAAAAAGGATATCTATGGAGGATTCTACCATGGTGGCCCCGTAGCAGTTATTACTAATATGGCTGTTTTTCGTTTCGATGAAGAAGGAATAATGTATCTGGATACAGTGCATCCCGGATTTACCGTAGAAGATATAAAAAATAATGTGAGTTTTGATCTAAATGTTTCTCGCGTAAGTGGCGAAACTAAGCCACCGACTTATCATCAACTTGACTTGCTTTATAATAAAGTTGACCCGGAAGGAATTTTCCTCAAGTAG